A single window of Vespula pensylvanica isolate Volc-1 chromosome 23, ASM1446617v1, whole genome shotgun sequence DNA harbors:
- the LOC122636743 gene encoding palmitoyltransferase Hip14 isoform X1, with product MYALQMQTACQGEGNGEPDIPASLHQEPIRPSTQDCSSFDIVRATQYGALDRVTELVEAGADVNQPDAETVTLLHWAAINNYKDIVKYLIAKGAVVDAIGGELVSTPLHWATRQGHLGIVVILMRAGADPTLRDSEGFSCIHLAALFGHTAIVAYLVAKGVNPNMLDKSAMTPLMWSAYKVNSFSFYSLDPTRLLLTLGASHSLTDNLHGNTALHWAIIAKNNTAISTLVHHGASLDVPNFKNETPMTLLGPHIGAAWLGHKISQEIKEKQGRTRTWCRDKRIRWYCMVSTPFIVFYVIGMILQSGLDYLIKLGAFIMLYVGIYSANHFIFDERLFHILPLSIYLATKMWIYVTWVFWLGIHAAWYLWLLLIGGSVPLWICFLQSWRGDPGVITASHEDKLNTIIELAESGGFEPQWFCSSCLVRRPVRSKHCSTCDRCIARFDHHCPWVNNCIGAHNHKYFLGFLASLLGLCIVILSASVQYWQFECWTNLTNGHSADNYLVAAATCDAWIMWIATNTSLHSLWVGMLLACQCYQIMVLGMTTNERMNAGRYTHFKQGNPFHRGALQNAADFCNFSFCGVKAKPSSDWLHSFDLKQSIEKLPLLAAKENFQYV from the exons ATGTATGCGCTACAAATGCAAACTGCTTGTCAAGGGGAAGGCAATGGAGAACCTGATATCCCGGCTAGCCTTCATCAAGAACCTATAAGACCCTCTACGCAAGACTGTAGCTCTTTTGATATTGTTAGAGCTACTCAG TATGGTGCATTGGATCGTGTTACGGAATTGGTAGAAGCCGGAGCAGATGTAAATCAACCTGATGCAGAAACAGTAACATTACTGCATTGGGCagcaataaataattataaagatatagtAAAGTATCTAATTGCTAAAGGAGCTGTTGTAGATGCTATTGGTGGTGAATTAGTTTCAACTCCATTGCATTGGGCAACTAG GCAAGGACATTTAGGTATAGTGGTTATATTGATGAGAGCAGGAGCTGATCCAACTTTAAGAGATTCTGAAGGTTTTTCATGTATTCACTTAGCAGCTCTGTTTGGTCACACAGCTATTGTAGCTTACTTAGTTGCTAAAGGAGTAAATCCAAATATGTTAGATAAAAGTGCCATGACACCTCTTATGTGGAGCGCTTATAAAGTTAATAG tttttcattttacagTTTAGATCCcacaagattattattaacattaggTGCATCGCATTCACTAACAGATAATTTACATGGTAATACAGCTTTACATTGGGCTATTATAGCTAAAAATAATACAGCGATATCTACGTTAGTTCATCATGGAGCATCCTTAGATGTTCCAAACTTTAAAAATGAGACCCCAATGACATTATTAGGCCCTCATATTGGAGCTGCTTGGTTGGGTCATAAAATAAGtcaagaaattaaagaaaaacaaggacGTACAAGGACATGGTGCAGGGATAAG agAATACGCTGGTATTGCATGGTCAGTACTCCATTTATAGTGTTTTATGTAATAGGAATGATTCTACAAAGTGGATtggattatttaataaaactagGTGCCTTCATAATGCTCTATGTAGGAATATATTCAGCTAatcattttatctttgatGAACGACTATTTCATATCTTGCCATTGTCCATTTATTTGGCTACTAAG ATGTGGATATATGTTACATGGGTATTCTGGTTAGGCATTCATGCAGCTTGGTATTTatggttattattaattggGGGTTCTGTTCCTCTTTGGATATGCTTCTTACAATCTTGGCGTGGAGATCCAGGAGTAATTACAGCAAGTCacgaagataaattaaat ACAATAATAGAATTAGCCGAATCAGGTGGTTTTGAACCGCAATGGTTTTGCAGCAGTTGTTTGGTTAGAAGACCTGTGCGATCAAAGCATTGTTCTACATGTGATAGATGTATCGCAAGATTTGATCATCACTGTCCTTGGGTTAATAACTGTAttg GAGCACacaatcataaatattttctaggCTTTTTAGCATCGTTATTAGGTCTGTGCATTGTTATTTTATCTGCTAGCGTGCAATATTGGCAGTTTGAATGTTGGACTAATTTGACAAATGGTCATAGCGCAGATAATTATTTAGTAGCTGCTGCTACCTGCGATGCTTGGATTATGTGGATCGCAACAAATACCTCTCTTCATTCACTTTGGGTTGGGATGTTGTTAGCTTGTCAATGTTATCAG ATCATGGTACTTGGAATGACTacaaatgaaagaatgaatgcTGGACGTTATACACATTTCAAACAAGGCAATCCATTCCATCGTGGTGCTCTACAAAATGCTGCtgatttttgtaattttagtTTTTGTGGAGTAAAGGCAAAACCGAGTTCTGATTGGTTACACAGTTTTGACCTTAAACAGAGCATTGAAAAATTACCGTTACTTGctgcgaaagaaaattttcaatatgttTAA
- the LOC122636743 gene encoding palmitoyltransferase Hip14 isoform X2 produces MYALQMQTACQGEGNGEPDIPASLHQEPIRPSTQDCSSFDIVRATQYGALDRVTELVEAGADVNQPDAETVTLLHWAAINNYKDIVKYLIAKGAVVDAIGGELVSTPLHWATRQGHLGIVVILMRAGADPTLRDSEGFSCIHLAALFGHTAIVAYLVAKGVNPNMLDKSAMTPLMWSAYKVNSLDPTRLLLTLGASHSLTDNLHGNTALHWAIIAKNNTAISTLVHHGASLDVPNFKNETPMTLLGPHIGAAWLGHKISQEIKEKQGRTRTWCRDKRIRWYCMVSTPFIVFYVIGMILQSGLDYLIKLGAFIMLYVGIYSANHFIFDERLFHILPLSIYLATKMWIYVTWVFWLGIHAAWYLWLLLIGGSVPLWICFLQSWRGDPGVITASHEDKLNTIIELAESGGFEPQWFCSSCLVRRPVRSKHCSTCDRCIARFDHHCPWVNNCIGAHNHKYFLGFLASLLGLCIVILSASVQYWQFECWTNLTNGHSADNYLVAAATCDAWIMWIATNTSLHSLWVGMLLACQCYQIMVLGMTTNERMNAGRYTHFKQGNPFHRGALQNAADFCNFSFCGVKAKPSSDWLHSFDLKQSIEKLPLLAAKENFQYV; encoded by the exons ATGTATGCGCTACAAATGCAAACTGCTTGTCAAGGGGAAGGCAATGGAGAACCTGATATCCCGGCTAGCCTTCATCAAGAACCTATAAGACCCTCTACGCAAGACTGTAGCTCTTTTGATATTGTTAGAGCTACTCAG TATGGTGCATTGGATCGTGTTACGGAATTGGTAGAAGCCGGAGCAGATGTAAATCAACCTGATGCAGAAACAGTAACATTACTGCATTGGGCagcaataaataattataaagatatagtAAAGTATCTAATTGCTAAAGGAGCTGTTGTAGATGCTATTGGTGGTGAATTAGTTTCAACTCCATTGCATTGGGCAACTAG GCAAGGACATTTAGGTATAGTGGTTATATTGATGAGAGCAGGAGCTGATCCAACTTTAAGAGATTCTGAAGGTTTTTCATGTATTCACTTAGCAGCTCTGTTTGGTCACACAGCTATTGTAGCTTACTTAGTTGCTAAAGGAGTAAATCCAAATATGTTAGATAAAAGTGCCATGACACCTCTTATGTGGAGCGCTTATAAAGTTAATAG TTTAGATCCcacaagattattattaacattaggTGCATCGCATTCACTAACAGATAATTTACATGGTAATACAGCTTTACATTGGGCTATTATAGCTAAAAATAATACAGCGATATCTACGTTAGTTCATCATGGAGCATCCTTAGATGTTCCAAACTTTAAAAATGAGACCCCAATGACATTATTAGGCCCTCATATTGGAGCTGCTTGGTTGGGTCATAAAATAAGtcaagaaattaaagaaaaacaaggacGTACAAGGACATGGTGCAGGGATAAG agAATACGCTGGTATTGCATGGTCAGTACTCCATTTATAGTGTTTTATGTAATAGGAATGATTCTACAAAGTGGATtggattatttaataaaactagGTGCCTTCATAATGCTCTATGTAGGAATATATTCAGCTAatcattttatctttgatGAACGACTATTTCATATCTTGCCATTGTCCATTTATTTGGCTACTAAG ATGTGGATATATGTTACATGGGTATTCTGGTTAGGCATTCATGCAGCTTGGTATTTatggttattattaattggGGGTTCTGTTCCTCTTTGGATATGCTTCTTACAATCTTGGCGTGGAGATCCAGGAGTAATTACAGCAAGTCacgaagataaattaaat ACAATAATAGAATTAGCCGAATCAGGTGGTTTTGAACCGCAATGGTTTTGCAGCAGTTGTTTGGTTAGAAGACCTGTGCGATCAAAGCATTGTTCTACATGTGATAGATGTATCGCAAGATTTGATCATCACTGTCCTTGGGTTAATAACTGTAttg GAGCACacaatcataaatattttctaggCTTTTTAGCATCGTTATTAGGTCTGTGCATTGTTATTTTATCTGCTAGCGTGCAATATTGGCAGTTTGAATGTTGGACTAATTTGACAAATGGTCATAGCGCAGATAATTATTTAGTAGCTGCTGCTACCTGCGATGCTTGGATTATGTGGATCGCAACAAATACCTCTCTTCATTCACTTTGGGTTGGGATGTTGTTAGCTTGTCAATGTTATCAG ATCATGGTACTTGGAATGACTacaaatgaaagaatgaatgcTGGACGTTATACACATTTCAAACAAGGCAATCCATTCCATCGTGGTGCTCTACAAAATGCTGCtgatttttgtaattttagtTTTTGTGGAGTAAAGGCAAAACCGAGTTCTGATTGGTTACACAGTTTTGACCTTAAACAGAGCATTGAAAAATTACCGTTACTTGctgcgaaagaaaattttcaatatgttTAA
- the LOC122636743 gene encoding palmitoyltransferase Hip14 isoform X3, producing the protein MYALQMQTACQGEGNGEPDIPASLHQEPIRPSTQDCSSFDIVRATQYGALDRVTELVEAGADVNQPDAETVTLLHWAAINNYKDIVKYLIAKGAVVDAIGGELVSTPLHWATRQGHLGIVVILMRAGADPTLRDSEGFSCIHLAALFGHTAIVAYLVAKGVNPNMLDKSAMTPLMWSAYKVNSFSFYSLDPTRLLLTLGASHSLTDNLHGNTALHWAIIAKNNTAISTLVHHGASLDVPNFKNETPMTLLGPHIGAAWLGHKISQEIKEKQGRTRTWCRDKRIRWYCMVSTPFIVFYVIGMILQSGLDYLIKLGAFIMLYVGIYSANHFIFDERLFHILPLSIYLATKMWIYVTWVFWLGIHAAWYLWLLLIGGSVPLWICFLQSWRGDPGVITASHEDKLNTIIELAESGGFEPQWFCSSCLVRRPVRSKHCSTCDRCIARFDHHCPWVNNCIGAHNHKYFLGFLASLLDNYLVAAATCDAWIMWIATNTSLHSLWVGMLLACQCYQIMVLGMTTNERMNAGRYTHFKQGNPFHRGALQNAADFCNFSFCGVKAKPSSDWLHSFDLKQSIEKLPLLAAKENFQYV; encoded by the exons ATGTATGCGCTACAAATGCAAACTGCTTGTCAAGGGGAAGGCAATGGAGAACCTGATATCCCGGCTAGCCTTCATCAAGAACCTATAAGACCCTCTACGCAAGACTGTAGCTCTTTTGATATTGTTAGAGCTACTCAG TATGGTGCATTGGATCGTGTTACGGAATTGGTAGAAGCCGGAGCAGATGTAAATCAACCTGATGCAGAAACAGTAACATTACTGCATTGGGCagcaataaataattataaagatatagtAAAGTATCTAATTGCTAAAGGAGCTGTTGTAGATGCTATTGGTGGTGAATTAGTTTCAACTCCATTGCATTGGGCAACTAG GCAAGGACATTTAGGTATAGTGGTTATATTGATGAGAGCAGGAGCTGATCCAACTTTAAGAGATTCTGAAGGTTTTTCATGTATTCACTTAGCAGCTCTGTTTGGTCACACAGCTATTGTAGCTTACTTAGTTGCTAAAGGAGTAAATCCAAATATGTTAGATAAAAGTGCCATGACACCTCTTATGTGGAGCGCTTATAAAGTTAATAG tttttcattttacagTTTAGATCCcacaagattattattaacattaggTGCATCGCATTCACTAACAGATAATTTACATGGTAATACAGCTTTACATTGGGCTATTATAGCTAAAAATAATACAGCGATATCTACGTTAGTTCATCATGGAGCATCCTTAGATGTTCCAAACTTTAAAAATGAGACCCCAATGACATTATTAGGCCCTCATATTGGAGCTGCTTGGTTGGGTCATAAAATAAGtcaagaaattaaagaaaaacaaggacGTACAAGGACATGGTGCAGGGATAAG agAATACGCTGGTATTGCATGGTCAGTACTCCATTTATAGTGTTTTATGTAATAGGAATGATTCTACAAAGTGGATtggattatttaataaaactagGTGCCTTCATAATGCTCTATGTAGGAATATATTCAGCTAatcattttatctttgatGAACGACTATTTCATATCTTGCCATTGTCCATTTATTTGGCTACTAAG ATGTGGATATATGTTACATGGGTATTCTGGTTAGGCATTCATGCAGCTTGGTATTTatggttattattaattggGGGTTCTGTTCCTCTTTGGATATGCTTCTTACAATCTTGGCGTGGAGATCCAGGAGTAATTACAGCAAGTCacgaagataaattaaat ACAATAATAGAATTAGCCGAATCAGGTGGTTTTGAACCGCAATGGTTTTGCAGCAGTTGTTTGGTTAGAAGACCTGTGCGATCAAAGCATTGTTCTACATGTGATAGATGTATCGCAAGATTTGATCATCACTGTCCTTGGGTTAATAACTGTAttg GAGCACacaatcataaatattttctaggCTTTTTAGCATCGTTATTAG ATAATTATTTAGTAGCTGCTGCTACCTGCGATGCTTGGATTATGTGGATCGCAACAAATACCTCTCTTCATTCACTTTGGGTTGGGATGTTGTTAGCTTGTCAATGTTATCAG ATCATGGTACTTGGAATGACTacaaatgaaagaatgaatgcTGGACGTTATACACATTTCAAACAAGGCAATCCATTCCATCGTGGTGCTCTACAAAATGCTGCtgatttttgtaattttagtTTTTGTGGAGTAAAGGCAAAACCGAGTTCTGATTGGTTACACAGTTTTGACCTTAAACAGAGCATTGAAAAATTACCGTTACTTGctgcgaaagaaaattttcaatatgttTAA